Proteins encoded within one genomic window of Calonectris borealis chromosome 1, bCalBor7.hap1.2, whole genome shotgun sequence:
- the CCDC89 gene encoding coiled-coil domain-containing protein 89, translating into MAQDEREAGIANSTSDPEMGKDTEDLTKGLEKLCESPEEEKNEKALLHSRLEQQHRLICILKKKADDARKRCKSLEQLNMELEKLRTEDAVKMKTQTQRIQRLEGHFMDLANNHEKMIQFKDEHKKRHMQLWEENKRLQEKEMLFSQTVREKEAEVLQLAAQARKLSQQLVSLQETCAYESCRAQEREKELLEAQSQQESAYAWEVDSLKNQLQRLQEKHQQTVAQIEQAESQQRAQGSELQAKLERANKEKERLLNLAMERGKALQEKEREIQQLGKKLETAQKARQRAGKRLVKEAAAGDNDLKVQELQQQLESSKQAYSELLLQFDAYRKHSTDLLTKEKALNVKLRHFIA; encoded by the coding sequence ATGGCTCAGGATGAGAGAGAGGCAGGAATAGCCAACTCCACAAGTGATCCAGAGATGGGCAAAGACACGGAAGATCTGACAAAAGGCCTGGAGAAACTCTGTGAGAGCCCTGAAGAGGAGAAGAATGAGAAAGCTCTGCTGCATTCACGCCTAGAACAACAGCATCGCCTTATCtgtatactgaagaaaaaagcagacGATGCACGCAAACGCTGCAAAAGCCTGGAGCAGCTCAACATGGAGCTGGAGAAACTGAGGACAGAGGACGCTGTGAAAATGAAAACCCAGACCCAACGGATTCAGCGTTTAGAGGGGCACTTCATGGATCTGGCCAACAACCATGAGAAAATGATCCAGTTCAAGGACGAACACAAGAAACGGCATATGCAGCTGTGGGAGGAGAATAAGCGCCTGCAGGAGAAGGAGATGCTCTTCAGCCAGACTGTGAGGGAGAAGGAAGCTGAAGTGCTCCAGCTCGCTGCCCAGGCCAGAAAGCTCTCGCAGCAGTTAGTCTCCCTACAGGAGACATGTGCTTACGAGAGTTGCAGAGCCCAGGAGCGAGAAAAGGAGCTGCTAGAAGCTCAGAGCCAGCAAGAAAGTGCCTATGCCTGGGAAGTCGATTCACTAAAAAACCAGCTGCAACGCCTACAGGAGAAGCACCAACAAACTGTTGCACAGATAGAGCAGGCAGAAAGTCAGCAGAGGGCTCAGGGCAGCGAGCTGCAGGCCAAGCTGGAGAGGGCAAACAAGGAGAAAGAGCGACTACTGAACCTGGCCATGGAGAGGGGCAAAGCTCTGCAAGAGAAGGAACGGGAAATtcagcagctggggaagaagcTGGAGACTGCACAAAAagccaggcagagagcaggaaagCGCCTTGTCAAAGAGGCGGCAGCAGGGGACAATGACCTGAAGGTCCAAGAGCTCCAACAACAGCTCGAAAGCAGCAAGCAGGCATACAGCGAACTCTTGCTGCAGTTTGATGCTTACAGAAAGCACAGCACGGATTTACTGACTAAAGAAAAAGCGCTGAATGTCAAACTCCGTCATTTTATTGCATAA
- the LOC142077908 gene encoding transmembrane protein 126A-like isoform X2: MTGREFLELDSPQQRLYLERFKRVEVIQKMLNELPKADQNLCNHGSYFLAANSSLCGLAANNFFRNILHVRKASLVSALPMAVIPFLSTAAVYEVFVREPLFSGELNCEVCAVVRGGLIGAVVGGLYPVFLALPINASLAARERKSITLLAHNCSACLQKDEFGYTCTGSNWIISCH; this comes from the exons ATGACAGGAAGAGAGTTTCTTGAACTAGATTCTCCGCAGCAAAGACTATATTTGGAAAGATTTAAGAGGGTGGAAGTCATACAAAAGATGCTCAATGAGCTTCCTAAAGCAGATCA GAACCTTTGTAATCATGGGTCATACTTCCTTGCAGCAAATTCAAGCTTATGTGGCTTAGCAGCAAATAACTTCTTCAGGAACATCCTACACGTCAGAAAGGCTTCCTTGGTGTCTGCTTTGCCAATGGCTGTTATTCCGTTTCTTTCAACAGCAGCGGTTTATGAAGTTTTTGTGCGTGAGCCTTTATTTTCAG GCGAGCTGAACTGCGAGGTCTGCGCTGTGGTCAGAGGAGGACTGATAGGGGCTGTTGTGGGTGGTCTCTATCCTGTTTTCCTGGCTCTCCCCATCAACGCAAGCCTTGCAGCCAG GGAAAGAAAATCTATTACGCTTCTGGCTCACAACTGCTCAGCCTGTCTTCAGAAAGACGAGTTTGGGTATACTTGTACAGGTTCTAACTGGATTATATCTTGCCACTAA
- the CREBZF gene encoding CREB/ATF bZIP transcription factor: MRHSLTQLLAASSGGASPSGAVWPLAGAGQAPRGRDGGGEGDPGPARPKQQQPPRREAGALESRRQEKEAEAPGGPLEVWEQEDWFPGLELGDLLEAARPDWDLDAELSGCFCGEPEPLPPPGQGQRPAAPGRRNGGAGSRLKAAAAARLNRLKKKQYVLGLESRLQGLAAENRQLRDRNRGLSRRLRELERESSYLRAVLANQSALGQLLSRLAGIRAGGLQLSTSLFRDTGSPRRHHHHLQPAGESSDHDYALPSSRPPSLEEAAVVTETEEEWAAPGGICLHVDRDQVSVEFCSICARRAAASFKIFSFRCLPCQAPLCRG; the protein is encoded by the exons atgcgcCACAGCCTCACCCAGCTGCTGGCGGCCTCCTCCGGCGGAGCGAGCCCCTCGGGCGCCGTCTGGCCGCTAGCCGGCGCGGGGCAGGCCCCGAGAGGGCGGGATGGCGGCGGGGAAGGGGATCCGGGCCCCGCGCGGCCCAAACAACAgcagccgccgcggcgggaggcgggcgcCTTGGAGTCGCGGCGGCAGGAGAAGGAAGCGGAGGCGCCCGGCGGCCCGCTGGAGGTGTGGGAGCAAGAGGACTGGTTtccggggctggagctgggagacCTGCTGGAGGCGGCCCGGCCGGACTGGGACCTGGATGCGGAGCTGAGCGGCTGCTTCTGTGGGGAACCGGAGCCGCTGCCCCCGCCGGGCCAGGGCCAGAGGCCGGCGGCGCCCGGGCGGAGGAAcggcggggctgggagccggctgaaggcggcagcagcggcgcggCTGAACCGGCTGAAGAAGAAGCAGTAcgtgctggggctggagagccGCCTCCAGGGCCTGGCTGCTGAGAACCGGCAGCTGCGGGACCGCAACCGCGGCCTGAGCCGCCGCCTGCGAGAGCTGGAGCGGGAAAGCAGCTACCTGCGGGCCGTGCTGGCTAACCAGAGCGCTCTAGGGCAGCTCCTGAGCCGCTTAGCCGGGATCCGCGCCGGCGGGCTGCAGCTCAGCACCAGCCTCTTCAGGGAcacgggcagcccccgccgccatCACCACCACCTCCAGCCTGCCGGCGAGAGCAGCGACCACGACTATGCCTTGCCCAGCTCCCGGCCCCCCAGCctggaggaggcggcggtggTGACGGAGACGGAGGAGGAGTGGGCGGCTCCCGGCGGGATCTGCCTCCACGTGGACCGGGATCAGGTGTCGGTGGAGTTCTGCTCCATCTGTGCTCGGCGAGCAGCGGCCTCCTTCAAAAT TTTCTCTTTTAGGTGCTTGCCCTGCCAGGCTCCGTTGTGTAGGGGTTAA
- the LOC142077908 gene encoding transmembrane protein 126A-like isoform X1 yields the protein MTGREFLELDSPQQRLYLERFKRVEVIQKMLNELPKADQNLCNHGSYFLAANSSLCGLAANNFFRNILHVRKASLVSALPMAVIPFLSTAAVYEVFVREPLFSGELNCEVCAVVRGGLIGAVVGGLYPVFLALPINASLAARYSSSPLPGKENLLRFWLTTAQPVFRKTSLGILVQVLTGLYLATKHHGIYVKILQQMNTSRDPEELQA from the exons ATGACAGGAAGAGAGTTTCTTGAACTAGATTCTCCGCAGCAAAGACTATATTTGGAAAGATTTAAGAGGGTGGAAGTCATACAAAAGATGCTCAATGAGCTTCCTAAAGCAGATCA GAACCTTTGTAATCATGGGTCATACTTCCTTGCAGCAAATTCAAGCTTATGTGGCTTAGCAGCAAATAACTTCTTCAGGAACATCCTACACGTCAGAAAGGCTTCCTTGGTGTCTGCTTTGCCAATGGCTGTTATTCCGTTTCTTTCAACAGCAGCGGTTTATGAAGTTTTTGTGCGTGAGCCTTTATTTTCAG GCGAGCTGAACTGCGAGGTCTGCGCTGTGGTCAGAGGAGGACTGATAGGGGCTGTTGTGGGTGGTCTCTATCCTGTTTTCCTGGCTCTCCCCATCAACGCAAGCCTTGCAGCCAG GTATTCTTCATCTCCCTTGCCAGGGAAAGAAAATCTATTACGCTTCTGGCTCACAACTGCTCAGCCTGTCTTCAGAAAGACGAGTTTGGGTATACTTGTACAGGTTCTAACTGGATTATATCTTGCCACTAAACATCACGGAATATATGTCAAAATACTGCAGCAGATGAACACTAGCAGGGATCCTGAAGAGTTACAAGCATGA